aaactaggtagacgaccagtttcctgcgctagataaccctcttagttgtttatcaacttttatagatgtcatcatcgtagagtaccaagaatacctaatatagtgcactttcaactttcttgccctgtattacataaccattaagatgatccatgcagatgatctcctcgagacttctacttaaagaaaactatcttgacaatcataattcTATGGCAAAAATGTAGGCTataatagacaatatacagatcgacctaggcaaaaatggcaggcgagaatataattctctctgggtataaccctttgccattattctagccttttgagatccatgcttacacttgcaggtccactatctcccactgactgaaatagtctatgggtagtatcgcatgtcttgcaaacattcttgtctatttaagattattattcagaatctatcatcttatcaagaatgattatttgaattagtcattgcgtccttgtagttacagggattatgtttaagttgatctaagactgagtcttaagactcttttagacccatgaacttattatattcgcaaagaacgctcccactacgacacgactcttacaatcctaggtacaaacgttgattttcttagtgcataagtttctaatggtatgacttcttggttaagatggaaaatagatattctcattttCTTAAGAATgatcatgtttgttaggcttgtagttctccctcataatcttcatcaaggaatctagtattcgtgtaaacaaacacatatcttgccgtgaagattatagaacctgtaccttttctatcatttgggataaccttaaaacatacctcagtacacaattctagttacttggataccttttccaaaacatgtgttggaataactccacaccttgagatgtgctggactaaacttgcctctagtccacaactcgcgTGTTGTAGAAtgtactgatgttatggtagtttctttaaggtataactaattgtttccaacgtatatcccatcaatgataaggtgttattgagtaaaactgttcacttatcgaacttgtcttcgagagacttcgatatcttcttatatgactatcccattctttagaagaatgcttggagtagtcaactaggatttaactcccactactgattttaactcatttgctcgtctcctatggtgtaaaccattgagacttactagtctttctatgttgcatctctataagtattctgaatcccttgaaccaccaaaggatttgagttagacaaaattagtttgaacaattactaagtattttcttggccttatgtttaagtaccataaatactttatcattcattgtttaagaagttgaactgtcaagttaaactcaatctttttaCAATTATATTgcttagatactatgatgtataaattgttttctatggtactatgatagatattcgatccacatttctcaataatgcaagcattataaaatgaaattgaacatcgtTTAATCATTAACacgtttagaaactgaaactgaattctttccaaactaaattttaccaataaaacaaagtcttatacatcaaaaacaaaacaataaagtgagcataaaaaatagctcccactgcaacaactgcccaactggatctagatctctcttttagaaattgcattgttatctaagtcattgtccttctgtagaagaggtcaatccgactcacaatgcatcttctcttttgcCTTTTCACCCAATTTTTCGTGCCTTTATAGctttcattgatgacaattcagctcttccctctttccattgctagtcttctgttcgattgaactaagacataggaaagatgcggCCTTGATGAATTCGTCAGCTATCAagttatcttcctccaaaagtaataaagtgaatacaatgctgaaggtttccaacttttcagtaacaaccttcttgtactcacttcctattacatttggcgatgaactgagtgtagaaactatttgaggaactgaatcagaagattcatcaaaactttctatctcttttggatgttccaatagaatctggacaacgtcctcattggatattccTTTATCATCAGTATAAACCAAGACTTATCTCACTACTTTAAAGAAAGTAGCTTGACTGAAAgtgcaggtttgtgtcaggtgtcgtttCGAGCAAAGGATGTAACCTACTGATTAGGATGGAAATCCCAGCTAAGCCTAAACCTGGTATAAAAAATTcttcaacccacttctactgactagtatagtaggcgtaagggtcgaatcccacagagatgatgcgttttggtatcgtggtgatattctggaaggtttggttagctaccacgctttgggttgagacttaatcTAGGATGgaatttaagatggtactctactgactaagaGGTGGGAGAGATGTTTGACAGGTGGCTGTGTACGCgagagtggggaacatgatgtttcagaaacatatggaaagtacgagttcactataaaaggctaaacggaatatcagaggaaaataggtagttaggtgactaggcctacagatctgaaaagtaacagctgaaaagtaaaggacaaaagtaaaagtggttaaaaagcaaaagtggtcccaaagtgGATGGAGATGtattcttcttcaacatgaatcaatTCATATCAGCAAATCCAGACTTATCACCATAGAagcacagattaacaacttcatgaacacagatctacaattaaaacttcaaatcatAAGATCGAACACCGAAACTGCAACTaaacttactgggtgacatgcaaggtggcagaaactacgtaaactaggccttcacacttaaccatttcagatctaaaatctaacagcaaactgaactcataaactcagatctatcaattcggaaatgaaaacatgctcgcaacaactggaaattaccgtaacaactggatctaagctatctaggcagaaaggaACGAAATCAAACCAGAACCGATGCAGAAAAACAGCTTCGTATCATAAAATCGTTTGGATcgcaactaagacttcaaagtgaccaaatattgaaagtgcaacaattccaacgtaagaaaacaagtgcgattaactaagaaagcaaataaagattgttttgccactccggcgatgaaactgttaacactacgatcacgctgactggaaagaaaagatgtggaactccggcgaactgatggtcttcaggtgaccatggctgtggcgaggaatgagaatatgaaggataatgctgaagggtTGATCTACCGAAAAGAGATTGTTAACTAAGCGTAGAAGTTGATGAACTCCttccttcctcttttttttctctctccaagtggcttccttttatagggaggcctcccttgatttttagggtagactctcttcatgaaatgacccttttgccccttgcttgcggctgatcttcccagctatctttcctctccatctcgagccttcttggcatgcatcctggtcagtattgcaccttTCTGACGCCTTTTCACCAGAATTATccgaacattcccatactggctagaacactctccctgcacactttagcaactgttttgcagatatattccaattatgcacattatactgaccagtaaccaaggcctagaatacgacttatcaaactgctcacacttaccccatgcttgtcctcaagcgtgaagaacaaacaaaagaagtaagtcgaattctagcctggttacacccctgaccgactctatcctaacctagaccctaaactatgacgcaaagaaaaacactaaaacaaagacaaacacacataaaaaacaattgaaaaacacttaaacacattaacgcatcaatcgggctatattttcaaccatccctcctcTTGAgattaggtgcaatccggccttagacaaccttgaacttccgcctccccccttttccttcccagtcagtatatccgctcgtcaagatcacccaaactctctTCCAAACAacagattcgctcagtcactcattcctcactgagatgttaggactgtattctctcataatgctgaaccacagatgctttggacttagatctcacgtgcggctaccGAAGGTTTTTAAAGCTTGTAACGGGGTTGTTGGCTTGTAGTGTTTGGGtggttgttcctaaggctctaaggttcaaaaaccatTACTTTATTCTGATGCGGGAGAACTGTGTGCGCTCAGGCTCTTGGCTGTCACTTATGCTTGGCTGGACCTTTTCTGAAGTTGcttcccaactggtcagtagcgtcttggggctttgccacccttgttccttctcattttttatttttttgtggtcaagtattttcgaccattttcttcacatttttttcttcttttcgtggcttcgccccccttattccttcttgttttttttaagaCCTGGAATGAattcctggtcgattttctccttaCCTCTCAATTTTTTGCTCCAGTTGGTTTCTTTCTTGTATGTCCTTCTGGCCAGTGGCCTCCTTgcctcatgccttgcacacaacAGTCCCAGTGTctaggggttatatctgggtatatacggctagaaagtggggttctacAGGGTGTCTTTTTGttttggggggggggttcctacttccttcagtgtttgctacacgcggtcacttcaCCTTAGGCAacttgtggcagccactcttttctttcccgaattagtggaaagtggttccactaaTTCAGGaaagtgttatgaaaggggtttgctcacatactacacagattatattacctaaaaaaaacacataaaaacgaaaaatgaaaaactaaaacttaaaaaaaaaataacttgtgaggtggggtggtggtcacgcgtttctcctgctcctcctcggTGCAGGGactggtgcaggtggttcctcCAAATCCCCTTCCTCGTTTTCGGATGGTTCTTCCTCAGATTCctcttgttcttcttcttctttgtgcTCTGCTTCTTCTGTCTCGGGTACTACCTgctctgatactcgtggttcattagttcGGCCTCCGTGGCCATTCGGTCCGGCTTCTCTCACTAGCTTCCCCGTTCCCAACTCCttcaagattccttccatcatGTTAGTCAGGCGAGCCAACTCTGCCCTAGCTTGTCGATTTTCTtccgccaactcttccactgcCTTCTCTAGCCTCTCCTGTCTCTGCTCTTGATCTTGTCTCcccggatgtgctgcagatctcccagtcggtatagccTCCTTGTCTCATGTACACagcattcgtccggacgaaaaATGGAGTGTCAAACAACCCAGGGGGGGTCTACCATGATCTGGGGAGATAAGCCTTCAGCCtctgtgatgatgatgttgtttctgactaACACTCCgaagatatggcagagagtgaggtttctcgctgggtgggtggcaattagatggcattggtacgcTATCCAGAATCCTAGATGTAATTTCCTTCCGCGCTTCGCGCACCACAGAAGGTATAACTCTGTCATTGATGTTCTTACCACAGAGTTGGACTGGCCCAACAAATTGAATTCCAAGTGAAGCTGGACTAGGCGTAGaattgggttattgaaatggattgagcgagagagagtggatgcaaatACCCCAGAGGCTGGGTGAGTTAACTCTTCCCACGCCTCCTGGGGTTCGAAATCTACGTGCCTATGGGGAATTCCCCATTCCCTGCTCCGCCACTCTGATCCTATCGCCTCCTCCAGACTGCACATCCCCAACCTTactgtccactcaatcagattcatacTTATTTCCCCTCCAAACAACCCGAAACTTATAGAAACCTCATCCAAATCTGTTGTGACCCTAAATCGGAATGTGGTAAAGAACACATTTGCTAACCTAACACTGATCTTCGGAttcccattctccaacaaccattcgaatcctaacgcatgcaaataagagagaaactgctcgcgggctCCCAATGCATCCAAATAgggaatatgaagtacctttccgctttTAACCTGCTTACTCCCTACATCCTTGCCATCGAAGACCTTTTGTAGCTTCTTAGAGTCGAATAACTTCATTTCCTCCACCAGATCGTCAGTAAGGTCTACTGACCAGCGCCGGTACCGCAATCTCTCTACCGGGATGCACTAGCTCCCAATGATCGCGCGGGAGTTGTTGCTCACTACACTCCTCATTCTCCAAGGATATGTCGCTATCTGAGTTCGACTCTTCACTGAtagcgtattcgctatcactctGTTCCCTGCGGCTTGGTGGGGTTCTCTGAACGGCTTCAGTTATGACTACGCTTGTATTTGCTGTGCGCTGCCTCTTGACACTGGGTTTCTTCTCCATAAGAGCTTTCCCTTTTCGCTTCCTTTCTTCCTGATATCTAGTTTCCTCTCCATCATCCTCATCTTTCTCTTCTTTGGGTTCCTTCTCAGattgtgttgaaaattgatcctgggcagtaggactggtctccttgtggtctactgacctggatgtgaggtccagaccctcagccatcccgtcagcctcttcccCTTGGCCACTCAGCGTTGGAGAGATCGCTTCGTTTTCCCTTGCAGTATCCGCTAAGTCAGTAGTAGGTAAaaactcctccccaggttttgtgggagtagcCCTTTCCtcatcactcaagatctccaccggatctgcctctgtgtttgGATTCACCTTGCTAGATGCCCACTTTCCGAGACATCTTTGTGATACCCTCTCTGGCTTCGGCCTCTCTGCCCTCGGATAGcgcttcaacaccaacttcctcttcACTGCCTTTGGTTTCGTCACCGGATGTGCTACTGGTTCTGGTACCTCCGCTCTTGGTACTGACTCTTCCTCAATATGCTCATCACTCTCCCCCACCTCTGTCTGGGGAGTTTCTAACTCTGGCTCTTCCTCCCCTACTGCCCTAGATGTGAGGTCCAAATCCTCAACCATCGTGGCAGTATCATCTTGCCTTTGATTCACTCCATCCAAAATTGCCTGAAATTCGTCATCATTCATTAAGCCTTGTTTCTTGGCCGTCTCATTCAAATCTATCTCTTCCCTCGCTGCTTCATGAGGAATGGGTTCCGCTGTTGGCGTTTTCTCTGGTTCATCGCCTCCCTTCTGGCCCTTTTCCTCCTCTCTTCTTCTCGCTTCACGTTCTTCTGCGTCGGAATCGTAATGGGCGGAGATGGGGTCAACCTCCATCGAATCACTCTGttgtggagtttgggagggATCCGCAGACTCAGGCGGTGCGATAATTGGGGGAGATTCTCTTCCTGGTGAAATTTCGGAGGAAGTCGGAATGGAGCTGGGTGGTTGTACCGTGGATTGCACAATCGGTTCAGATGGGGTTTCTCCGGTCATGCTCCATTTTCCCCTGATTTGACTaaaaccggccagcgccgccgcCCAATCTCTATTAGGGTCCTGTTGTCGAAGGAATTCCGCCATTGCTTCCAAGGAGACCATTGTTGGCGCCTGAGGAGTCGGCTCCGGTAGTTGCGGTTCTGGTTGTGGGCTCGACGACCGTCCTTCCCGCggcggtggtgattctggagtttcttccctgcgggttgAAGTGGGCTTGATTTTCTTTGCccatgctttctttcccatgtCTTAGATCTGTGATTTTCTGTGTGTAATGTGGGGGTTTGGTGTTTGTGGAGAGATGGTGAgaaattttgcagagagaaaTTGCAGGTGAGGGTTTTGAAATGAAATGCGAGAGACGGTGTGGTTATGGAGTTGGAATAGGCAGTTGTGGGTTGTAACTGGCTGCAGGCGGTTTTCAGGTTGCGTCGATTCGAGTGAGAGACGGTTGGTAATGCTGGTCTCTGATTGGACGTTGCCTCTCAtttctctgctcacgcgccctGCCAGCCactgtcaccctgcaaaagctccAACAAAGTCCCAATTCAAATTCGGCCCTTTAATGATTCccccctatattttcctagattagaaacaaagtaaaaaggacacttaaataaaataggagtttcaccaaaatgggattctgatggtcagtatatactccaaattaatagttga
This sequence is a window from Salvia splendens isolate huo1 chromosome 14, SspV2, whole genome shotgun sequence. Protein-coding genes within it:
- the LOC121764240 gene encoding fibrous sheath CABYR-binding protein-like, whose protein sequence is MGKKAWAKKIKPTSTRREETPESPPPREGRSSSPQPEPQLPEPTPQAPTMVSLEAMAEFLRQQDPNRDWAAALAGFSQIRGKWSMTGETPSEPIVQSTVQPPSSIPTSSEISPGRESPPIIAPPESADPSQTPQQSDSMEVDPISAHYDSDAEEREARRREEEKGQKGGDEPEKTPTAEPIPHEAAREEIDLNETAKKQGLMNDDEFQAILDGVNQRQDDTATMVEDLDLTSRAVGEEEPELETPQTEVGESDEHIEEESVPRAEVPEPVAHPVTKPKAVKRKLVLKRYPRAERPKPERVSQRCLGKWASSKVNPNTEADPVEILSDEERATPTKPGEEFLPTTDLADTARENEAISPTLSGQGEEADGMEPKEEKDEDDGEETRYQEERKRKGKALMEKKPSVKRQRTANTSVVITEAVQRTPPSRREQSDSEYAISEESNSDSDISLENEECSEQQLPRDHWELVHPGREIAVPALEAIPTGRSAAHPGRQDQEQRQERLEKAVEELAEENRQARAELARLTNMMEGILKELGTGKLVREAGPNGHGGRTNEPRVSEQVVPETEEAEHKEEEEQEESEEEPSENEEGDLEEPPAPVPAPRRSRRNA